A stretch of the Streptomyces sp. NBC_00078 genome encodes the following:
- a CDS encoding MarR family winged helix-turn-helix transcriptional regulator yields the protein MPERENPAGTMDDVDAVTRAVLTASRLLVAVSARSLAEVEERVTLPQFRMLVVLSTRGATKLVTLADLLQVAPSTAMRMVDRLIAAGLADRQTNPGNRRETLLQLTEEGRRTVEDVTARRRTEIAAIVERLSPIQRLALVEALGAFNKAGGEPPAPAPDDPEPHPLGWVVDGVMAHDT from the coding sequence ATGCCGGAGCGTGAGAACCCCGCGGGGACGATGGACGACGTCGATGCGGTCACCCGTGCGGTGCTGACCGCGTCCCGCCTGCTGGTGGCGGTCTCCGCCCGCTCGCTCGCCGAGGTCGAGGAACGGGTGACGCTGCCGCAGTTCCGCATGCTGGTCGTGCTGTCCACCCGCGGCGCCACCAAGCTGGTGACGCTGGCCGATCTGCTCCAGGTGGCGCCGTCGACGGCGATGCGGATGGTCGACCGGCTGATCGCGGCCGGGCTCGCCGACCGGCAGACCAACCCGGGCAACCGCCGCGAGACACTGCTGCAGCTCACCGAGGAAGGCCGGCGCACCGTCGAGGACGTCACCGCCCGGCGCCGCACCGAGATCGCCGCCATCGTCGAGCGGCTCTCCCCGATCCAGCGCCTGGCGCTCGTGGAAGCCCTGGGCGCCTTCAACAAGGCGGGAGGCGAGCCCCCCGCTCCCGCCCCGGACGACCCAGAACCGCATCCGCTCGGCTGGGTCGTCGACGGCGTGATGGCGCACGACACCTGA
- a CDS encoding DUF4142 domain-containing protein — translation MPISRSTIGTVFVGGALSVTLAALAYPSMLGIQNASMNQSRVIASTPWGPLTEADRNFVVFVRSAGLWEGPSGDLAMKKGTTAAVREAGRHLVIGHAALDASCRKIAPELNITIPNQPTPQQQGFLDTFKSDTGKQFDSDFANILRVTHGSIFNTIAKVRSTTKNTLVRQLADQANDVVLDHITQMENTGLVNFDQVNFQETTPPKLPSSQVTPPVPQPGAPMVTLTVPPGLPTEGVPTGPATTPSPSPSPTAG, via the coding sequence ATGCCCATATCGCGCAGCACGATCGGAACCGTCTTTGTGGGCGGCGCGCTGAGCGTCACGCTCGCCGCTCTGGCCTATCCGAGCATGCTCGGCATCCAGAACGCGTCCATGAACCAGTCGCGCGTGATCGCCAGCACCCCATGGGGGCCGCTCACCGAGGCCGACCGCAACTTCGTCGTCTTCGTGCGCTCCGCCGGATTGTGGGAAGGCCCCTCAGGGGACCTGGCCATGAAGAAGGGCACGACGGCGGCCGTACGCGAGGCAGGCCGGCACCTGGTCATCGGACACGCCGCACTCGACGCCAGCTGCCGCAAGATCGCACCCGAGCTGAACATCACCATCCCCAACCAGCCCACCCCTCAGCAGCAGGGTTTTCTGGACACGTTCAAGTCCGACACCGGCAAGCAGTTCGACTCCGACTTCGCCAACATCCTCCGCGTCACCCACGGCTCGATCTTCAACACCATCGCCAAGGTCCGCTCCACCACCAAGAACACCCTCGTGCGCCAACTGGCCGACCAGGCCAACGACGTGGTCCTGGACCACATCACGCAGATGGAGAACACCGGGCTGGTCAACTTCGACCAGGTCAACTTCCAGGAGACGACCCCGCCGAAGCTTCCGTCCAGCCAGGTCACACCACCGGTGCCGCAGCCGGGGGCGCCCATGGTCACCCTCACCGTGCCCCCCGGACTGCCGACCGAGGGCGTACCGACGGGCCCGGCCACAACGCCCTCGCCGTCCCCCTCTCCCACGGCCGGATGA
- a CDS encoding galactose oxidase-like domain-containing protein — translation MRPGSATHVTDFDHRSVALDMVHHTSGSLTVRIPDDPSLVPPGWYTAVATDGSGTSSKARWLRVH, via the coding sequence ATGCGGCCCGGATCGGCCACCCACGTCACGGACTTCGACCATCGTTCCGTAGCCCTGGACATGGTCCACCACACCAGCGGGTCACTCACCGTCCGCATCCCCGACGACCCGTCACTTGTACCGCCGGGCTGGTACACAGCAGTCGCCACGGACGGCAGCGGCACCTCGTCGAAGGCCCGGTGGCTGCGGGTCCATTAA
- a CDS encoding chloride channel protein encodes MTLAVAVGAGAGAGSVIFRWCIKTFTHLLSGHADYAASPGADNPHLPWLGPYFVLFAPVIGGLLYGPLVNRFAKEARGHGVPEVMLAVAQRGGRISPKVAVVKTLASALCIGSGGSVGREGPIVQIGSALGSTLGRVTKVSEGRMKLLVACGAAGGIAATFNAPLAGVFFAMELILGTFSAEAFGATVLASVTASIIGRTAFGNNAFLNLPDFHVGHLTQYGLFALLGVGAAAVGVGFSRFLYMIEDACDWLWRGPEWLRPAVGGLALGVLLLTLPQMYGVGYPVLQKATEGGYAVGFLLLLLVGKMLATSLTIGVGGSGGVFAPSLFIGAMLGSAYGIGVHHLLPHSAGAVGAYALVGMGAVFAGAARAPITAVVILFELTGEYSIILPLMLAIVLATAVSRLISRDTIYTLKLRRRGIDLDGPAPGARIGTQHVDAVMETLPSPMFASTTLADAADLLSLSGHGALPVVDDTGRYVGVVTAQSVAEALAEQPENAPTRVGQLAEAPAQVTADQPLAQAMHALLSAAGTGVPVLDSERGKPVGWLSHQSALRAVHTAS; translated from the coding sequence ATGACCCTGGCCGTCGCGGTCGGAGCCGGGGCCGGCGCGGGCTCGGTCATCTTCCGCTGGTGCATCAAGACCTTCACGCACCTGCTGTCCGGTCACGCCGACTACGCCGCCTCGCCCGGCGCGGACAATCCGCACCTGCCCTGGCTCGGCCCGTACTTCGTACTGTTCGCCCCCGTCATCGGCGGTCTGCTGTACGGGCCGCTGGTGAACCGGTTCGCCAAGGAGGCGCGCGGCCACGGGGTGCCCGAGGTGATGCTGGCCGTCGCCCAGCGCGGCGGACGGATCAGCCCCAAGGTCGCCGTGGTCAAGACGCTGGCCTCCGCCCTGTGCATCGGCTCGGGCGGCTCGGTGGGCCGTGAGGGCCCGATCGTGCAGATCGGCTCGGCCCTCGGCTCCACGCTCGGCCGGGTCACGAAGGTGTCCGAGGGCCGGATGAAGCTCCTGGTCGCGTGCGGTGCGGCGGGCGGCATCGCGGCCACCTTCAACGCGCCGCTGGCCGGCGTGTTCTTCGCCATGGAGCTGATCCTGGGCACCTTCAGCGCCGAAGCCTTCGGAGCGACGGTCCTGGCCAGCGTCACCGCGAGCATCATCGGACGCACCGCCTTCGGCAACAACGCCTTCCTGAACCTCCCGGACTTCCACGTCGGCCATCTCACCCAGTACGGCCTCTTCGCGCTGCTGGGCGTCGGCGCCGCGGCGGTGGGTGTGGGCTTCTCCCGCTTCCTGTACATGATCGAGGACGCCTGCGACTGGCTCTGGCGCGGCCCGGAGTGGCTGCGCCCGGCGGTCGGCGGCCTCGCGCTCGGCGTGTTGTTGCTCACCCTGCCGCAGATGTACGGCGTCGGCTACCCCGTGCTGCAGAAGGCGACCGAAGGCGGCTACGCGGTCGGCTTCCTGCTCCTGCTGCTGGTCGGCAAGATGCTGGCGACCAGCCTGACCATCGGCGTCGGCGGCTCCGGCGGGGTCTTCGCCCCGAGCCTGTTCATCGGGGCGATGCTGGGCTCGGCGTACGGCATCGGCGTCCACCACCTGCTGCCCCACTCGGCCGGCGCGGTAGGCGCGTACGCGCTGGTCGGCATGGGCGCCGTGTTCGCCGGTGCGGCCCGCGCGCCGATCACCGCGGTGGTCATCCTCTTCGAGCTCACAGGTGAGTACTCGATCATCCTGCCGCTGATGCTCGCGATCGTGCTGGCCACCGCCGTCAGCCGGCTGATCTCGCGCGACACCATCTACACCCTCAAGCTGCGCCGCCGCGGCATCGACCTCGACGGCCCGGCCCCCGGCGCACGGATCGGCACCCAGCACGTCGACGCGGTCATGGAAACACTGCCCTCCCCCATGTTCGCGTCCACCACCCTGGCCGACGCCGCCGACCTGCTGAGCCTGTCCGGCCACGGCGCCCTCCCGGTGGTCGACGACACCGGGCGCTACGTCGGTGTCGTCACCGCGCAATCAGTGGCCGAAGCGCTCGCCGAACAACCGGAGAATGCGCCGACCCGGGTCGGGCAGCTCGCCGAGGCACCCGCCCAGGTCACGGCGGACCAACCTCTCGCACAGGCCATGCACGCCCTGTTGTCGGCCGCCGGAACCGGCGTTCCGGTCCTTGACTCGGAACGCGGCAAGCCGGTCGGCTGGCTCAGCCACCAGAGCGCGCTGCGCGCGGTACACACGGCCTCCTGA
- a CDS encoding universal stress protein, whose protein sequence is MQAWRLPTTYGMPVDFSDGDFEKQARGNLRATAEQTLGEYPGIAVAPAVVGGHPAAVLTEAARDADLLVAGSHGHGAFTGMLLGSVSHHCLYHATCPVLVVRASSV, encoded by the coding sequence GTGCAGGCGTGGCGACTGCCGACCACCTACGGCATGCCGGTGGACTTCTCGGACGGCGACTTCGAAAAGCAGGCCCGCGGGAACCTGCGCGCTACGGCCGAGCAGACTCTGGGGGAGTATCCGGGTATAGCCGTCGCGCCTGCGGTCGTCGGAGGCCATCCGGCGGCGGTGCTGACCGAGGCGGCCAGGGACGCGGACCTGCTGGTGGCCGGCAGCCACGGGCACGGCGCCTTCACCGGAATGCTCCTCGGTTCGGTCAGTCACCACTGCTTGTACCACGCCACCTGCCCGGTTCTCGTCGTTCGGGCGAGCAGCGTCTGA
- a CDS encoding amino acid permease, which translates to MTSSKPAAAVATAPSLAVRGRGPRRPVLFFAFAFAVIADPVSSVAYAIEAALRALHGDLALLLPTMSLVIGLVVVVTANYWQLVRRFPKGGGAAAAAARAFGPRWTFLPIGALVVDFVLTIGISISAAASAVIALFPGLSPWRIPLALVLLVVVAGLTWFGHGGRLLFAVMTVAFVVISVAVLVLGFTSPHTVGRAAATTDPGHSTVLAVVLAFPVAMALATGIEAPSTAIAQLGQLDDTHRRRFGRGTLALLVVIVGGLTLALTALAVRLHIGIPGADSTQIADIAHAAAGPGWLYGAFQLTSSLLLLAAASSSFQAGPGLLKALSGTAERPGVLPPVLGRTNQHHTPYWSVLVYLAAAALIIMAAAGQEQELVLFYAVAVFVSFLVGLVAMARFATREHKTALAWVNGLAAAAVAFTLAVNLLRGWPMLSLAATLLIAAGLYVRWTMAGRPSGIEDVEAHAEAA; encoded by the coding sequence GTGACCTCGTCAAAGCCGGCTGCCGCCGTCGCGACAGCCCCGTCCCTCGCCGTGCGCGGCCGTGGCCCGCGCCGCCCCGTTCTCTTCTTCGCGTTCGCCTTCGCGGTGATCGCCGACCCGGTCTCCTCGGTCGCGTACGCCATCGAGGCCGCACTGCGCGCCCTGCACGGCGACCTCGCGCTGCTGCTTCCGACGATGAGCCTGGTCATCGGACTCGTCGTGGTCGTCACCGCCAACTACTGGCAGCTGGTGCGGCGCTTCCCCAAGGGCGGCGGCGCGGCGGCCGCGGCCGCGCGGGCCTTCGGGCCGCGTTGGACATTCCTGCCCATCGGCGCCCTGGTCGTCGACTTCGTACTGACCATCGGCATCTCGATCTCCGCGGCGGCCAGCGCGGTGATCGCCCTGTTCCCGGGGCTGTCCCCGTGGCGCATCCCGCTGGCCCTGGTACTGCTGGTCGTGGTGGCCGGGCTGACTTGGTTCGGGCACGGCGGCAGGCTGCTGTTCGCCGTCATGACCGTCGCCTTCGTCGTCATCTCCGTGGCCGTCCTCGTCCTGGGCTTCACCTCGCCCCACACCGTCGGCCGTGCCGCCGCGACGACCGACCCGGGCCACTCGACGGTCCTCGCGGTGGTACTGGCTTTCCCGGTCGCGATGGCACTGGCCACCGGCATCGAGGCGCCGTCCACCGCGATCGCCCAGCTCGGCCAGCTCGACGACACCCACCGCCGCCGCTTCGGCCGCGGCACCCTCGCCCTCCTCGTCGTGATCGTCGGCGGCCTGACCCTGGCCCTGACCGCACTTGCCGTCCGGCTGCACATCGGCATCCCCGGGGCCGACTCCACCCAGATCGCCGACATCGCGCACGCCGCCGCCGGACCAGGCTGGCTCTACGGCGCCTTCCAGCTGACCAGCTCACTGCTGCTGCTCGCCGCCGCGAGCTCCTCCTTCCAGGCCGGACCCGGACTACTGAAGGCCCTGTCCGGCACGGCCGAGCGACCCGGTGTACTGCCGCCGGTGCTGGGCCGCACCAACCAGCACCACACCCCGTACTGGTCGGTCCTGGTCTACCTGGCCGCCGCGGCGCTGATCATCATGGCCGCGGCCGGCCAGGAACAGGAGCTCGTGCTCTTCTACGCCGTCGCCGTGTTCGTCAGCTTCCTGGTGGGGCTGGTGGCCATGGCCCGCTTCGCCACCCGCGAGCACAAGACGGCCCTGGCCTGGGTCAACGGCCTGGCCGCCGCGGCCGTCGCCTTCACCCTCGCGGTGAACCTGCTGCGCGGCTGGCCCATGCTCTCCCTGGCCGCCACTCTGCTCATCGCGGCCGGACTGTACGTCCGATGGACAATGGCCGGACGCCCCAGCGGCATCGAGGACGTCGAGGCACACGCCGAAGCCGCCTGA
- a CDS encoding FAD-dependent monooxygenase, with protein MRAVICGAGIAGLSLAGRLHNVLGWEVVVLEKAPQPRTEGYMIDFFGPGYDAAEAMGVLPWLEELGYPVSEAAFLDDDGRCRARLDYGRFARSLDGRLLSIMRPDLELALRERLSFAVGLRFGVGPAHIDPSPYGVHVTLTDGSSLDADLLVGADGLHSTVRAIVFGEEQRFVRYLGYHTAAFTFDDPHVHAELGDRVCLTDTAGRQMGLYALRDGAVAAFAVYRSADPRRPEDARAALYHEYGSLGWLVPRALAGCPPSSRVYYDQVAQSDLPSWSRGRVVLLGDACQAVSLLGGQGASLAVAGAYVLADQLACTRRVEDALHGYERLWRPVIRDRQRTARRTARWFVPETARRLRVRRAALRFAGLPGASRLAGTSLAGKQRPSLRQLAAVPV; from the coding sequence ATGAGAGCAGTGATCTGCGGAGCCGGTATCGCCGGGCTGTCGCTGGCCGGCCGCCTGCACAACGTGCTCGGCTGGGAGGTCGTCGTCCTGGAGAAGGCTCCGCAGCCCCGCACCGAGGGATACATGATCGACTTCTTCGGGCCGGGCTACGACGCGGCCGAGGCCATGGGTGTGCTGCCCTGGCTGGAGGAGCTTGGTTATCCGGTTTCCGAGGCGGCCTTCCTCGACGACGACGGCCGGTGTCGCGCGCGGCTCGACTACGGCCGGTTCGCCCGTTCCCTGGACGGACGCCTGCTCAGCATCATGCGACCGGACCTCGAACTCGCCCTGCGGGAACGGCTGTCCTTCGCCGTCGGCCTGCGCTTCGGCGTCGGCCCGGCACACATCGACCCGAGTCCCTACGGCGTCCACGTCACCCTCACCGACGGCAGTTCCCTCGACGCCGACCTCCTCGTCGGGGCCGACGGACTGCATTCCACCGTGCGGGCCATAGTCTTCGGCGAGGAACAACGGTTCGTGCGCTATCTCGGGTACCACACCGCCGCTTTCACCTTCGACGACCCCCACGTCCACGCGGAACTGGGCGACCGGGTCTGCCTGACCGACACCGCCGGGCGACAGATGGGTCTCTACGCACTCAGGGACGGCGCGGTCGCCGCCTTCGCCGTTTACCGCAGTGCCGACCCCCGTCGTCCAGAGGATGCGAGGGCTGCCCTTTACCACGAGTACGGCTCCCTCGGCTGGCTCGTACCCCGCGCCCTGGCCGGGTGCCCGCCCTCCTCGCGGGTCTACTACGACCAGGTCGCCCAGAGCGATCTGCCCAGCTGGAGCCGGGGGCGGGTCGTGCTGCTGGGTGACGCCTGCCAGGCCGTGTCCCTGCTTGGCGGGCAGGGCGCCTCCCTGGCGGTCGCGGGGGCCTATGTCCTGGCCGACCAACTCGCCTGTACGCGTCGCGTCGAGGACGCGCTGCACGGCTACGAACGCCTGTGGCGGCCCGTCATCAGGGACAGACAGCGCACCGCCCGAAGAACGGCCCGCTGGTTCGTCCCCGAAACGGCACGGCGGCTGCGCGTCCGCCGAGCTGCCCTGCGCTTCGCCGGCCTACCGGGCGCGAGTCGTCTCGCCGGCACCTCACTGGCAGGGAAGCAGCGGCCCTCGCTGCGACAACTCGCCGCAGTGCCCGTCTAG
- a CDS encoding cytochrome c oxidase assembly protein — protein MNMTGPMWMPTAPPTLGRLLAWHPQPLPVEPLACLLALAAYGLGVWRLRRRGDRWPIARTLWWTAGVLTVAAVTCTGVGGYGMELFSVHMVQHMVLSMLSPILLLLGAPITLALRALPTAARGRTGPRELLTRFLHSRAARVFSSPLFTLPLFIASLYGLYFTPLFDLLMGSWLSHEWMLAHFLVTGLLFFWPILGVDPAPRRTSHLLRMLELFIGMPFHAFFGIAVMMSTTLIATFFAHPPTTWHLTPLADQNTGGGIAWAFSEIPTLLVLMAVLVQWAGSDRRTAARTDRQADRDHDAELAAYNAYLARLAARDHPA, from the coding sequence ATGAACATGACCGGTCCGATGTGGATGCCGACCGCTCCGCCGACCCTGGGGCGGCTGCTGGCCTGGCATCCCCAGCCGCTGCCGGTGGAGCCCCTCGCCTGTCTCCTCGCCCTGGCCGCCTACGGTCTGGGCGTGTGGCGACTGCGGCGGCGCGGCGACCGCTGGCCGATCGCCCGCACCCTGTGGTGGACCGCGGGCGTGCTCACCGTCGCGGCGGTCACCTGCACCGGCGTGGGCGGCTACGGCATGGAGTTGTTCAGCGTCCACATGGTGCAGCACATGGTGCTGTCCATGCTCTCCCCGATCCTGCTCCTGCTCGGAGCGCCGATCACGCTCGCCCTGCGGGCCCTGCCCACCGCCGCACGTGGCCGCACCGGCCCCCGGGAACTGCTCACCCGGTTCCTGCACAGTCGCGCGGCCCGGGTGTTCTCCTCGCCGCTGTTCACCCTGCCACTGTTCATCGCCAGCCTCTACGGCCTGTACTTCACCCCCCTGTTCGATCTCCTGATGGGCAGCTGGCTCAGCCACGAGTGGATGCTGGCCCACTTCCTGGTGACCGGTCTGCTGTTCTTCTGGCCCATTCTCGGCGTCGACCCGGCTCCACGCCGCACCTCCCACCTGCTGCGGATGCTGGAACTGTTCATCGGCATGCCCTTCCACGCTTTCTTCGGCATCGCCGTGATGATGTCGACCACCCTGATCGCCACGTTCTTCGCACACCCTCCGACCACCTGGCACCTCACCCCCCTCGCCGACCAGAACACCGGCGGCGGCATCGCCTGGGCCTTCAGCGAGATCCCCACCCTGCTCGTGCTGATGGCCGTGCTCGTGCAGTGGGCCGGCAGCGACCGGCGCACCGCCGCCCGCACCGACCGCCAGGCCGACCGGGACCACGACGCCGAACTCGCCGCCTACAACGCCTACCTCGCCCGCCTCGCCGCCCGCGACCACCCCGCCTGA
- the efeB gene encoding iron uptake transporter deferrochelatase/peroxidase subunit, with protein sequence MREDSTHHHEGQRVISRRRLLGTAGAAGTVGLLAGAGGGTVAYAAGHDPTPLTAVGDSAVPFRGIHQAGITTAPQAVGHLIAFDLGADAGRKEAAALMRRWSTAAEAMAQGHPPTGDDQIALDAGPCRLSITFGFGRTFFTRTGLAHRAPGALVPVPRFPSDAIDPKRSEGDLWIQIGADDPLVAFHALRILQREATGTAEVRWQMSGFNRAPGVTAHSKSVRNLMGQLDGTANPKPTDRDFAARIFVPDGHGDEAWLNGGSYAVVRRIRIRLDDWADLSRTEQEQVIGRRKDTGAPLSAPDDAREATPMDLDKFTSHGALAIPADAHIRVAAPESNDQAAMLRRGFSYHDGYDTHGQPDAGLLFIAWQADPAAFVKVQTKLDGADHLTRFIRHESNAVFAVPGGAAPGEYVGQSLLEG encoded by the coding sequence ATGCGCGAAGACAGCACACACCATCACGAAGGACAGCGCGTCATCTCCCGCAGACGGCTGCTGGGTACAGCGGGCGCCGCCGGCACCGTGGGACTCCTGGCCGGGGCGGGCGGCGGCACGGTCGCCTACGCCGCCGGACACGATCCCACCCCGCTCACCGCGGTCGGCGACAGCGCCGTCCCCTTCCGCGGCATCCACCAGGCGGGCATCACCACAGCCCCGCAGGCGGTGGGCCACCTCATCGCCTTCGACCTGGGCGCAGACGCCGGCCGCAAGGAGGCCGCCGCGCTGATGCGACGCTGGTCGACCGCGGCCGAGGCGATGGCCCAGGGGCACCCGCCCACTGGCGACGACCAGATCGCCCTCGACGCCGGCCCTTGCAGACTGAGCATCACTTTCGGATTCGGCCGCACCTTCTTCACCAGGACCGGCCTGGCCCATCGCGCCCCGGGCGCGCTCGTGCCCGTCCCCCGCTTCCCGTCCGACGCGATCGACCCGAAGCGCAGCGAGGGCGACCTGTGGATCCAGATCGGCGCCGACGACCCCCTCGTCGCGTTCCACGCCCTGCGCATCCTCCAGCGGGAAGCGACTGGAACGGCCGAGGTCCGCTGGCAGATGAGCGGCTTCAACCGCGCCCCCGGCGTCACCGCCCACTCGAAGTCCGTCCGCAATCTGATGGGCCAGCTCGACGGCACCGCCAACCCCAAGCCCACCGACAGGGATTTCGCCGCCAGGATCTTCGTCCCCGACGGTCACGGCGACGAGGCGTGGCTGAACGGAGGTTCCTACGCCGTCGTACGCCGCATCCGCATACGCCTCGACGACTGGGCCGACCTCTCCCGCACGGAGCAGGAACAGGTCATCGGCCGCCGCAAGGACACCGGCGCACCCCTGTCGGCCCCCGACGACGCGCGCGAGGCCACACCCATGGACCTGGACAAGTTCACCTCCCACGGCGCCCTCGCCATCCCCGCCGACGCCCACATCCGCGTCGCCGCCCCCGAGTCCAACGACCAGGCGGCCATGCTGCGCCGCGGCTTCTCCTACCACGACGGCTACGACACCCACGGGCAACCGGACGCGGGACTGCTGTTCATCGCCTGGCAGGCCGACCCCGCCGCCTTCGTCAAGGTGCAGACGAAACTCGACGGCGCCGACCACCTCACCCGCTTCATCCGCCACGAGTCCAACGCCGTCTTCGCCGTGCCGGGCGGCGCCGCGCCGGGCGAGTACGTCGGCCAGAGCCTGCTGGAGGGATGA
- a CDS encoding copper chaperone PCu(A)C: MTRTFAAALLVSATALTGCSSSPTATPAYDTPVLQVTGAYIRQPVTDDMAAGYFTVTNTGRQPDKLTGVTSDAATSVTMHRTTAENQMEPVQAFSIPAGGSLVLRTGGDHLMLMGFKKKPTVGETITLRLRFASSDSITVRAPVEPTTYQPSN; this comes from the coding sequence GTGACCCGCACCTTCGCCGCCGCACTCCTCGTCTCCGCCACCGCGCTGACCGGCTGTTCGTCGTCGCCGACGGCGACACCGGCCTACGACACCCCTGTTCTGCAGGTGACGGGCGCCTACATACGGCAGCCGGTGACCGACGACATGGCCGCCGGCTACTTCACCGTCACCAACACCGGCCGGCAGCCGGACAAACTCACCGGCGTGACCAGCGACGCCGCCACCAGCGTCACCATGCACCGCACCACGGCCGAGAACCAGATGGAACCGGTGCAGGCGTTCAGCATCCCCGCGGGCGGGAGCCTGGTGCTGCGCACCGGGGGCGACCATCTGATGCTGATGGGCTTCAAGAAGAAGCCGACCGTGGGCGAGACGATCACGTTGCGGCTGCGCTTCGCCTCCTCCGACTCCATCACGGTCCGGGCGCCGGTCGAGCCGACGACGTACCAGCCCTCGAACTGA
- a CDS encoding SCO family protein yields the protein MHVFPARRVAVAATLVATAGLGLAACDDASAGQPAAVISTPSSSVTPGTVTLDTPDAKPDLRLTDQNGHSYDLVEQTAGHPTLLYFGYTHCPDVCPTTMADLALAARRLPAADRRDLRVVFVSTDPTRDTPRRLKQWLGAIDPRFIGLTGDFTSIQGAAKSLGVGISAPVKHQDGSVTVSHGAEVFAFSPKDDKAHLFYTSGTSEERYATDLPKIVKGRMP from the coding sequence ATGCATGTCTTTCCCGCGCGCCGCGTCGCCGTGGCCGCGACGCTCGTGGCCACGGCCGGTCTCGGCCTGGCCGCCTGTGACGACGCGTCGGCCGGCCAGCCGGCCGCCGTCATCTCCACCCCGTCCTCCTCGGTGACTCCTGGCACCGTCACGCTGGACACGCCGGACGCGAAACCCGATCTGCGTCTCACCGACCAGAACGGCCATTCCTACGACCTCGTCGAGCAGACCGCGGGCCACCCGACGCTGCTGTATTTCGGCTACACGCACTGCCCGGACGTGTGCCCGACGACCATGGCGGACCTCGCGCTGGCCGCGCGCAGACTGCCGGCGGCCGACCGGCGCGACCTGCGTGTGGTGTTCGTCAGCACGGACCCCACCCGCGACACCCCGCGGCGCCTGAAGCAGTGGCTCGGCGCCATCGACCCCCGGTTCATCGGCCTGACCGGCGACTTCACCAGCATTCAGGGCGCGGCGAAGAGCCTGGGCGTCGGCATCTCCGCACCGGTGAAACACCAGGACGGCAGCGTGACCGTCAGCCACGGCGCCGAGGTGTTCGCGTTCTCACCCAAGGACGACAAGGCCCACCTCTTCTACACCTCGGGAACCTCCGAAGAGCGTTACGCCACCGACCTGCCGAAGATCGTCAAGGGACGGATGCCGTGA
- a CDS encoding copper resistance protein CopC produces MRGLRFLRASAALLGCLGVLLLFGGTPAYAHTALKDATPAPGSTVGIGTSVVELTFAQLQPGTTPKVSLVGPTGTVVPVGRPVVADGSVTCAAVSPLQAGVNTLTYTVTASDGDTQTNAFQFQVADSARAVTTPTACKGLALAAPVTATSADPDDTILGLGRTTALVVLAAVAVVVVGGGLVAVRMTRGTRPTGRRRATG; encoded by the coding sequence ATGCGCGGACTTCGATTTCTGAGGGCGTCGGCCGCCCTGCTGGGGTGTCTGGGCGTGCTGCTGCTGTTCGGCGGCACGCCCGCCTACGCCCACACCGCGCTGAAGGACGCGACGCCGGCGCCCGGCTCCACGGTCGGCATCGGCACCAGCGTCGTCGAGTTGACCTTCGCCCAGTTGCAGCCGGGCACCACCCCGAAGGTCAGCCTGGTCGGCCCGACCGGCACCGTGGTGCCGGTCGGGCGGCCCGTGGTGGCCGACGGCTCCGTCACCTGCGCCGCCGTCAGCCCCCTGCAGGCGGGGGTGAACACCCTCACCTACACCGTCACCGCCTCCGACGGAGACACTCAGACGAACGCGTTCCAGTTCCAGGTCGCCGACAGTGCCCGGGCGGTGACCACTCCCACCGCCTGCAAGGGCCTGGCCCTGGCCGCGCCGGTCACAGCGACGAGCGCGGACCCGGACGACACGATCCTCGGACTCGGTCGCACCACCGCGCTCGTCGTCCTGGCGGCGGTCGCCGTCGTGGTCGTGGGCGGGGGCCTCGTCGCCGTACGTATGACGCGCGGGACACGTCCGACAGGAAGGAGGCGAGCCACCGGGTGA